One stretch of Geoalkalibacter ferrihydriticus DSM 17813 DNA includes these proteins:
- a CDS encoding ABC transporter permease — protein sequence MEFLFEALSAALVLIINLDREVMVIAWTSLWTSSTAILLATLLAAPIGLTVGAVAFPGRHTIRLLLNTFMALPTVVIGLFLFALLSRQGPLGPMGLLFTPWAMVIGQTVLALPIVAHYMTTAVAGADARIIPTLQTLGAHPLQAAWHILREVRYGLLAAVVAGFGRVVAEVGAAMMLGGNIRNSTRTLTTAIALETSKGDFAFAMALGILLMGLALGVNFLLHTLQQR from the coding sequence GTGGAATTTTTGTTTGAAGCTCTCAGCGCCGCACTGGTGTTGATCATCAATCTGGACCGCGAGGTCATGGTCATCGCCTGGACCTCGCTGTGGACCTCGTCGACAGCTATCCTGCTCGCCACTCTGCTCGCCGCGCCCATCGGGCTGACGGTGGGTGCGGTCGCATTTCCCGGGCGCCATACCATCCGCCTGCTGCTCAACACCTTCATGGCGCTGCCCACGGTGGTCATCGGCCTGTTTCTCTTCGCCCTGCTCAGCCGCCAGGGGCCGCTTGGCCCCATGGGGTTGCTGTTCACGCCCTGGGCCATGGTTATCGGCCAGACGGTTCTGGCCCTGCCCATCGTCGCTCATTACATGACCACCGCGGTGGCCGGCGCCGATGCGCGCATCATCCCCACCTTGCAGACCTTGGGCGCACATCCCCTGCAAGCGGCCTGGCACATTCTTCGCGAGGTGCGCTACGGCCTGCTCGCCGCCGTGGTCGCCGGCTTCGGCCGTGTGGTGGCGGAGGTGGGAGCGGCCATGATGCTCGGCGGCAACATCCGCAATTCGACCCGCACCCTGACCACCGCCATCGCCCTGGAAACCAGCAAGGGTGATTTCGCCTTCGCCATGGCCCTGGGGATTCTCCTCATGGGTCTGGCTCTGGGGGTCAACTTCCTGCTTCATACTTTGCAGCAGAGGTAG
- a CDS encoding aldehyde ferredoxin oxidoreductase family protein — MDKIFRVNMTNLTTSVEDCPADWAGLGGRGLTSAVVAKEVPPTCHPLGPNNKLVFASGLGGRGLTSAVVAKEVPPTCHPLGPNNKLVFASGLLTGTPAANSGRLSAGAKSPLTGTIKESNAGGTAAQMLTRMGVKAIIIEGQPKEQAWYRLAITKDGVKIEEETELVGKGNFAVVEAVQAQHGKKVGVLSIGPAGEMRMKAANISVMDPDGKLRSHGRGGLGAVMGSKKIKYMLVNPEGAPGVTLADPEKFKTAARTFAKALLDHPVSGEGLPTYGTNILINVLNEAGGLPTKNFRYGQFEGHDKISGETMHDTIAARGGKTKHGCHAGCIIQCSQEYVDQAGVYVTSGFEYETIWGFGANCCIDNLDHIAEADHLMDDIGIDSIESAVIMGVAMEAGLVPWGDGPGVNRLLREEIGKGTPLGRILGNGASSVGVAYGLTRVPVVKDQGIPAYDPRSVKGIGITYATSTMGADHTAGYSVATNILKVGGDVDPLKKEGQVELSRNLQIATAAVDSTGLCLFVAFPVLDIPEALVAIVDMINARFGLSLTGDDVTALGMSILKTERAFNLAAGITSAHDRLPEFFSEPVPPHNAVWDYTDAEIDEFWNF, encoded by the coding sequence ATGGACAAGATTTTCCGCGTCAACATGACCAATCTGACCACCTCCGTCGAAGACTGCCCCGCTGATTGGGCCGGGCTTGGCGGCCGCGGTCTGACCTCGGCGGTGGTGGCCAAGGAAGTGCCCCCCACCTGCCATCCCCTGGGCCCCAACAACAAGCTGGTGTTTGCCTCGGGNCTTGGCGGCCGCGGTCTGACCTCGGCGGTGGTGGCCAAGGAAGTGCCCCCCACCTGCCATCCCCTGGGCCCCAACAACAAGCTGGTGTTTGCCTCGGGCCTTTTGACCGGCACCCCGGCGGCTAACTCGGGGCGGCTTTCGGCCGGCGCCAAAAGCCCGCTCACCGGCACCATCAAGGAGAGCAACGCCGGCGGCACGGCCGCGCAGATGCTCACCCGCATGGGCGTCAAGGCCATCATCATCGAAGGCCAGCCCAAAGAGCAGGCCTGGTACCGTCTGGCCATCACCAAGGATGGCGTCAAGATCGAAGAGGAAACCGAGCTGGTCGGCAAGGGCAATTTCGCCGTGGTGGAGGCCGTGCAGGCCCAACACGGCAAGAAGGTGGGCGTTCTGAGCATCGGGCCGGCGGGCGAGATGCGCATGAAGGCGGCCAACATCTCGGTCATGGATCCCGACGGCAAGCTCAGAAGCCATGGCCGCGGCGGGCTGGGCGCGGTGATGGGGTCAAAAAAAATCAAATACATGCTGGTCAACCCCGAAGGTGCGCCGGGCGTGACCCTGGCCGATCCGGAGAAATTCAAGACCGCGGCGCGCACCTTTGCCAAGGCGCTGCTTGACCATCCGGTCTCGGGCGAGGGCCTGCCTACCTACGGCACCAACATTCTCATCAACGTGCTCAACGAGGCCGGGGGGCTTCCGACCAAGAACTTCCGCTACGGCCAGTTCGAGGGCCACGACAAGATCTCGGGCGAGACCATGCACGACACCATCGCCGCGCGCGGCGGCAAGACCAAGCACGGCTGCCACGCCGGCTGCATCATCCAGTGCTCCCAAGAATACGTGGACCAGGCCGGGGTCTATGTCACCAGCGGCTTTGAGTATGAGACCATCTGGGGCTTTGGCGCCAACTGCTGCATCGACAATCTCGATCACATCGCCGAGGCCGATCATCTGATGGATGACATCGGCATCGACTCCATCGAGTCGGCGGTGATCATGGGCGTGGCCATGGAAGCGGGCCTGGTGCCCTGGGGTGATGGCCCCGGCGTCAACCGCCTGCTGCGCGAGGAGATCGGCAAGGGCACGCCTCTCGGGCGCATCCTCGGCAACGGCGCTTCTTCCGTCGGTGTGGCCTATGGCCTGACGCGTGTGCCGGTGGTCAAGGACCAGGGGATTCCGGCCTACGATCCGCGCTCGGTCAAGGGCATCGGCATCACCTATGCCACCAGCACCATGGGCGCCGATCATACCGCGGGCTACTCGGTGGCGACCAACATCCTCAAAGTCGGCGGCGACGTCGATCCGCTGAAAAAAGAGGGCCAGGTCGAGCTTTCGCGCAATCTGCAGATCGCCACCGCGGCGGTCGATTCCACCGGCCTGTGCCTGTTCGTGGCCTTCCCGGTGCTCGATATTCCCGAGGCGCTGGTGGCGATTGTCGATATGATCAATGCGCGCTTCGGCCTCAGCCTCACCGGCGATGACGTCACGGCCTTGGGCATGAGCATTCTCAAGACCGAGCGCGCCTTCAACCTGGCCGCGGGCATCACCAGCGCCCACGACCGGCTGCCCGAATTCTTCAGCGAGCCGGTGCCGCCGCACAACGCGGTCTGGGATTACACCGACGCGGAAATTGACGAATTCTGGAATTTCTAG
- the mftF gene encoding mycofactocin biosynthesis glycosyltransferase MftF (Members of this protein family, MftF, are glycosyltransferases, members of PF00535 (glycosyl transferase family 2). The encoding gene is found as part of the mycofactocin cassette, in Mycobacterium tuberculosis, many other Actinobacteria, and occasional members of other lineages. Mycofactocin itself, a putative redox carrier, is a heavily modified derivative of the C-terminal Val-Tyr dipeptide of the mycofactocin precursor MftA (TIGR03969).) — protein MMYRLLSSVRLEKSSSGTFLVSARPYRVLRINAQLERLAHKALSEAVAAATAGEKKIWETLVSQGLALRETREDTTDKTSSPSVSVVIPVLDRADDLRKCLESLFQLNFPQERLEIIVVDDGSRDASPQVAKEFGARVVHTGGTGRGPAAARNAGVAVATGDILAFIDSDCTASPEWLNELLPDFAAAEVAAVGGWVDGMNSDRALDRYETVMSSLNLGGRERYGKEGNDTFYLPSCNLLVRRTAFHLVGGFREDLHVGEDVDLTWRLRDCAYRIAYLPKGRVCHNHRSRLWPFMKRRFDYGTSEGTLQTLHPQRRKKMLLPPGLCVALLLLMIGLATLRLPVFTACAAVLILDAFTTHRKLVGRGLRQGFFAVFLARLRAFAGLTYYLGYHLLRYYLLPIILLGILLPKVGLVFLLLGLWVVAVDYGVRRPQNSPLAFALFYLLEQLSYGCGVFVGCWRRKNFASYIFEFS, from the coding sequence ATGATGTATCGTCTGTTGTCATCCGTGCGCCTGGAAAAATCTTCTTCCGGCACCTTTCTCGTGTCCGCGCGGCCCTACCGGGTGCTGCGGATCAACGCGCAACTGGAGCGCCTGGCGCACAAGGCCCTGAGCGAAGCGGTCGCGGCCGCCACGGCCGGGGAAAAGAAAATCTGGGAAACCCTGGTCAGCCAGGGCTTGGCATTGCGCGAGACACGGGAGGACACAACGGACAAAACATCTTCGCCCAGCGTCAGCGTGGTGATTCCGGTGCTTGATCGCGCGGATGATCTGCGTAAATGCCTGGAATCTCTGTTCCAACTCAATTTCCCCCAGGAGCGTCTGGAAATCATCGTCGTCGACGACGGCAGCCGTGACGCATCACCGCAGGTCGCCAAGGAATTCGGCGCGCGTGTCGTCCACACCGGCGGCACCGGCCGCGGGCCGGCGGCTGCACGCAATGCCGGCGTGGCTGTCGCCACGGGGGACATCCTGGCCTTTATCGATTCCGACTGCACCGCTTCGCCTGAATGGCTTAACGAATTGCTGCCCGATTTTGCCGCTGCGGAGGTCGCTGCGGTGGGCGGCTGGGTCGACGGCATGAACAGCGACCGCGCTCTGGACCGCTACGAGACGGTGATGTCGAGCCTCAACCTGGGGGGCCGCGAGCGCTACGGAAAGGAAGGCAACGACACCTTTTACCTGCCGAGCTGCAATTTGCTGGTGCGGCGTACGGCCTTTCACCTCGTCGGCGGCTTTCGCGAGGATCTGCATGTGGGCGAAGATGTCGATCTGACCTGGCGCCTGCGGGACTGTGCCTACCGAATCGCCTATCTGCCCAAAGGACGGGTGTGCCACAACCACCGCAGCCGGCTCTGGCCGTTCATGAAGCGACGCTTTGATTACGGCACCTCCGAGGGCACCCTGCAGACCCTGCACCCGCAACGGCGCAAGAAGATGCTGCTGCCGCCCGGTCTGTGCGTGGCGCTTCTGTTGCTGATGATCGGCCTGGCGACCCTGCGCCTGCCGGTGTTCACGGCCTGCGCCGCGGTCCTTATCCTCGACGCTTTCACGACTCACCGCAAACTGGTGGGGCGCGGCTTGCGCCAAGGATTTTTCGCGGTATTTTTGGCCCGCCTGCGCGCTTTTGCCGGGCTCACCTATTATCTCGGCTACCATCTGCTACGCTATTACCTGTTGCCGATCATTCTGCTCGGAATTCTGCTGCCGAAAGTGGGCTTGGTTTTTCTGCTTCTCGGCCTGTGGGTGGTGGCGGTGGACTATGGGGTACGCCGCCCGCAAAACTCGCCCTTGGCCTTTGCCCTGTTCTATCTTCTGGAGCAGCTCTCTTACGGTTGCGGTGTGTTTGTCGGCTGCTGGCGGCGGAAAAATTTCGCCAGCTACATATTTGAATTTTCGTAG
- a CDS encoding electron transfer flavoprotein subunit beta/FixA family protein, translated as MAQNKLEILVIIRECSDPRPPVRLMAKGAGIRDRGLRRLVNPADLEALEHALALKDAGVAKVTAAALGPSHLDDSLRLALAMGVERAIRIWDGGLDGGDAVADAHLWQRLFSILRPDLILTGNRLLDCGCDPAPALAAARQGLGCVSAALSLQVNTPQVEILRKGDRGARQKILARLPCAILCESGFKEIRYPALEAVMDALSRPIEAWGLSELGLASWEVGGSGSVLEPGEFAFPRPDPLRSSTPDPSLPAFERILALLSGGIQPREGKMHFLPPEEVADNLLQIFHNEGLLPEARP; from the coding sequence ATGGCTCAAAACAAACTTGAAATACTGGTCATCATACGAGAATGCAGCGACCCCCGGCCGCCCGTGCGCCTGATGGCCAAAGGCGCAGGAATTCGCGACCGCGGCCTGCGCCGTCTGGTCAACCCCGCAGACCTGGAGGCTCTGGAGCACGCCCTGGCGCTCAAGGATGCAGGCGTTGCCAAAGTCACGGCTGCCGCCCTCGGCCCCAGTCACCTCGACGACAGCCTGCGTCTGGCGCTGGCTATGGGCGTCGAGCGGGCTATCCGCATCTGGGATGGCGGCCTTGACGGGGGCGATGCCGTCGCCGATGCGCACCTTTGGCAAAGGCTCTTTTCCATCCTGCGCCCCGATCTGATCCTCACCGGCAATCGCCTGCTCGACTGTGGCTGCGACCCGGCGCCGGCGCTGGCGGCAGCGCGCCAGGGCCTGGGTTGTGTCAGTGCGGCTCTGTCCCTGCAGGTGAACACTCCCCAGGTGGAAATACTGCGCAAAGGCGACCGCGGCGCGCGGCAGAAAATCCTCGCGCGCCTGCCTTGCGCAATCCTCTGCGAGAGCGGATTCAAAGAAATTCGCTACCCCGCGCTGGAAGCGGTGATGGATGCCCTCTCGCGCCCCATCGAAGCCTGGGGCCTGTCCGAACTGGGCCTTGCCTCCTGGGAGGTCGGCGGTTCGGGTTCCGTTCTGGAGCCCGGCGAATTCGCCTTCCCCCGTCCCGACCCCCTGCGTTCGAGCACTCCCGATCCCAGCCTGCCGGCCTTTGAACGCATCCTGGCGCTCCTTTCCGGCGGCATCCAGCCGCGCGAGGGCAAGATGCACTTTCTGCCGCCCGAGGAGGTGGCCGACAACCTGCTGCAAATTTTTCACAACGAAGGTCTGCTGCCCGAGGCCCGCCCATGA
- a CDS encoding ferredoxin family protein: protein MKINVDEIFDVTSFHIDREPHIVLDTTVCVGCDQRGCTNSCPARCYTWSEEDQKMTFVYDGCLECGTCYVVCRQDAFTRWSYPRGGFGVSFRMT from the coding sequence ATGAAAATCAACGTCGACGAAATTTTCGACGTCACCAGTTTCCATATCGACCGCGAGCCGCACATCGTACTCGACACGACGGTGTGCGTGGGCTGCGATCAGCGCGGCTGCACCAACTCCTGCCCGGCGCGCTGCTATACCTGGTCGGAGGAGGATCAGAAAATGACCTTCGTCTACGACGGCTGCCTGGAGTGCGGCACCTGCTATGTGGTGTGCCGCCAGGACGCCTTCACTCGCTGGAGCTATCCCCGAGGCGGATTCGGGGTCTCTTTCCGCATGACCTAG
- a CDS encoding FAD-dependent oxidoreductase, whose protein sequence is MKRSFDAIVIGAGPAGSSAALTLAKAGLDVALLERGTFPGEKNMFGGVLHRLTALEEHFPDFWDQAPLERHIVKKSLSFLTDEASFNVNFDTQASDRTPYNGYTVYRPRFDRWLADEAVKAGAKLYCGCTVDDVIRDGARIVGVKIMRDGGDLRAPVVIAADGVLSFTAKKAGLRRPSFDPAQMAVGVKALIDLPKEVIDERFGLVRDQGASNELVGCTQGVRGGGFLYTNYDSLSLGLVMHLGSLSESGKTPYDLLNGFMEQPQMAKLLKGGKLLEYSAHLVPEGGYDMVPETYGDGILVAGDAAALCIVTGLNLEGINLATHSGMLAAKATIEAHERKDFSKRSLATYKKMLDASYVMQDLKLYRRTPHMLHNDRIYTAYPDLLCGIMDEIYRIDGTPKDTMTRLLMRTVKEKIGLKNMLADVYSGWRAL, encoded by the coding sequence ATGAAACGCTCTTTTGATGCCATCGTCATCGGCGCCGGTCCCGCCGGCTCCTCGGCGGCCCTCACCCTGGCCAAGGCCGGCCTGGATGTGGCGCTGCTCGAACGCGGCACCTTTCCCGGCGAGAAAAACATGTTCGGCGGGGTGCTGCATCGCCTCACCGCCCTGGAGGAACATTTCCCCGACTTCTGGGACCAGGCGCCCCTGGAGCGCCACATCGTCAAGAAATCTCTGAGTTTTCTCACCGACGAGGCGTCTTTCAACGTCAACTTCGACACCCAGGCCTCGGATCGCACTCCCTACAACGGTTACACGGTCTACCGTCCCCGCTTTGATCGCTGGCTGGCGGACGAGGCGGTCAAGGCCGGGGCCAAGCTCTACTGCGGCTGTACGGTGGACGATGTGATCCGCGACGGAGCGCGCATTGTCGGCGTCAAAATCATGCGCGACGGCGGCGATTTGCGCGCGCCGGTGGTAATCGCCGCTGACGGCGTGCTCTCCTTCACCGCGAAAAAAGCCGGCCTGCGCCGACCCAGTTTCGACCCGGCCCAGATGGCCGTCGGTGTCAAGGCCCTGATCGACCTGCCCAAGGAAGTCATCGACGAGCGTTTCGGCCTGGTGCGCGACCAGGGCGCCTCCAATGAACTGGTCGGCTGCACCCAGGGGGTACGCGGCGGCGGCTTTCTCTACACCAACTACGATTCTCTCTCCCTCGGGTTGGTCATGCACCTCGGAAGCCTCAGCGAAAGCGGCAAGACCCCCTACGATCTGCTTAACGGCTTCATGGAGCAGCCGCAGATGGCCAAACTGCTCAAGGGCGGCAAGCTGCTCGAATACTCGGCGCACCTGGTGCCCGAGGGCGGCTATGACATGGTGCCCGAAACCTACGGCGACGGCATCCTGGTGGCGGGCGACGCCGCGGCCTTGTGCATCGTAACCGGATTGAACCTTGAAGGCATCAACCTCGCAACGCATTCCGGCATGCTCGCCGCAAAGGCCACCATCGAGGCGCATGAACGCAAGGATTTTTCCAAACGCAGCCTGGCCACATACAAAAAGATGTTGGACGCAAGCTACGTCATGCAAGACCTCAAACTCTACCGCCGCACACCGCACATGCTGCACAACGATCGCATCTACACCGCCTATCCCGATCTGCTGTGCGGCATCATGGACGAAATCTACCGCATCGACGGCACGCCGAAAGACACCATGACGCGTCTGCTGATGCGCACCGTCAAGGAAAAGATCGGTCTGAAAAACATGCTGGCCGATGTCTATTCAGGATGGAGAGCCTTATGA
- a CDS encoding electron transfer flavoprotein subunit alpha/FixB family protein — translation MALGKSPQPFAPGPILAVVELPGGELEETGKGLLSEASRLAKKLDVSWSTLCFSGFAPEVPEQFGAYGVPRMLILAADEAVADSPELQARLIAQVAREQGAGVVLLPHNDLGQALAPLLTARLDGPLFTEAVATTRDEKGLKLMRRALGRRVQEAWFWDGQGTLVLTALPQILSAALLPSMRRTTPEQVEISGPPPATPGKTRIIERIPPDPQTVDVSEAEVIFSAGLGCNEACFAQLLELCKLLNVSLGVTRPVYDLGWTGFERMVGQTGKTVAPRLYVALGISGSMHHIGGIKDSRRIISLNIDPKVPIFPNSDEGFVTDLNTVMPLLLERVKAAAGGAA, via the coding sequence ATGGCCCTCGGCAAATCTCCGCAACCTTTTGCGCCGGGCCCGATTCTGGCCGTGGTCGAACTGCCCGGAGGCGAACTGGAAGAAACCGGCAAGGGCCTGCTCAGCGAGGCCTCGCGCCTCGCCAAGAAACTCGACGTCTCTTGGTCGACCCTGTGCTTTTCCGGCTTTGCGCCCGAGGTGCCGGAGCAGTTCGGCGCCTACGGCGTGCCACGCATGCTGATTCTGGCTGCCGACGAGGCGGTCGCCGATTCCCCCGAACTGCAGGCAAGGCTCATCGCCCAGGTGGCCCGCGAGCAGGGCGCGGGCGTGGTGCTGTTGCCGCACAACGATCTCGGCCAGGCCCTGGCGCCGCTGCTGACAGCGCGACTCGACGGCCCCCTGTTCACCGAGGCGGTTGCCACGACACGCGACGAAAAAGGTCTCAAGCTCATGCGCCGCGCCCTGGGCCGCCGGGTGCAGGAAGCCTGGTTCTGGGACGGCCAGGGCACTCTGGTTTTGACGGCTCTGCCGCAGATTCTGAGCGCGGCGCTGCTGCCCTCCATGCGCCGCACCACGCCCGAGCAGGTGGAAATCAGCGGCCCGCCACCGGCCACTCCTGGGAAAACCCGCATCATCGAGCGCATTCCGCCCGATCCGCAGACCGTGGATGTTTCCGAAGCCGAGGTGATTTTCAGCGCCGGTCTGGGCTGCAATGAGGCCTGCTTTGCGCAACTGCTTGAGCTGTGCAAGCTGCTCAACGTCTCCCTCGGCGTCACCCGGCCGGTGTACGATCTGGGCTGGACCGGCTTCGAGCGCATGGTCGGTCAGACCGGCAAAACCGTGGCGCCGCGCCTCTATGTGGCGCTGGGCATCTCCGGCTCCATGCACCACATCGGCGGCATCAAGGATTCGCGCCGCATCATCAGTCTCAACATCGACCCCAAGGTGCCGATCTTTCCCAATTCGGATGAAGGCTTCGTCACCGATCTCAACACGGTCATGCCGCTGCTGCTGGAACGGGTCAAAGCCGCCGCAGGAGGTGCCGCATGA
- a CDS encoding mycofactocin system FadH/OYE family oxidoreductase 2, producing the protein MMFDYLFSPIKLGQVEVKNRISFQPHLTNFAEHCMPSERHMYYWGERAKGGAGLIITEEMSVHPTDTAYEKLVEAFHPEVIPGFRKITDYVHQFDTKMFCQLNHNGQQCDGSISRLPVWAPSPMPDVLFRETPKEMEPEDIEEVCRYFAKSAVHVREGGFDGVELQFGHSSLARQFLSPLTNFRADEFGGSLENRMRAPLMFIEAVRKAVGKDFTVGIRLCADEMIPGGLDLGQIQEIGGKFEESGLIDFMDLSIATFYNLYLVEGSMHTPLGYTIPLAAGMREKINLPVFCTGRINDPVMAEKVLANGQSDMIGMCRALICDPFLPKKAQEGRLEDIRYCVGDNQGCIGRMGINRSLGCIQNPAVGLEKEWGEGTLKPASVKKKVMVVGGGPAGLWAAKMAGRRGHQVDLFDRNENLGGQVLTAMKGAGRDEFGVIIRNEKDQVDKAGVKVHLQNELTPEQILKDNPDVVVVATGSQPKGHPVGGADGPGVFNVWQVLDAKPELGEKVCLIDYDGHHRATATAERLADMGKTVHIITSSLFIGAELGPTQDLYLTRQRLLQKGVTFTPDIAVMEVGGEAGSKEIKGFNVYSNQWDTWGPFDSVVLAMGQQVDADLYFALKGKVKELYRIGDCVAPRKVDMAIWEGHKTGRSI; encoded by the coding sequence ATGATGTTCGATTACCTGTTCTCGCCCATCAAACTCGGCCAGGTCGAGGTGAAAAACCGTATCTCATTTCAGCCGCACCTGACCAATTTCGCCGAGCACTGCATGCCTAGCGAGCGCCACATGTACTACTGGGGCGAGCGGGCGAAAGGAGGCGCGGGGTTGATCATCACCGAAGAGATGAGCGTACACCCCACGGACACGGCTTACGAAAAGCTGGTGGAGGCCTTTCATCCAGAGGTGATACCCGGTTTCCGCAAGATCACCGATTACGTGCATCAGTTCGATACGAAAATGTTCTGCCAGCTCAACCACAACGGCCAGCAGTGCGACGGCAGCATCTCGCGCCTGCCGGTGTGGGCGCCAAGCCCCATGCCCGACGTGCTGTTCCGCGAGACGCCCAAAGAGATGGAGCCCGAAGACATCGAAGAAGTCTGCCGCTACTTCGCAAAAAGTGCCGTGCATGTGCGCGAGGGCGGTTTCGACGGAGTAGAGCTGCAGTTCGGGCATTCGAGCCTGGCGCGCCAGTTTCTCTCGCCCCTGACCAACTTCCGCGCGGATGAATTCGGCGGCAGCCTGGAGAACCGCATGCGCGCGCCCCTCATGTTCATCGAGGCGGTGCGCAAAGCGGTGGGCAAGGATTTCACCGTCGGCATCCGCCTGTGCGCCGATGAGATGATCCCCGGCGGCCTCGATCTCGGCCAGATCCAGGAAATCGGCGGCAAGTTCGAGGAATCCGGCCTCATCGATTTTATGGACCTCTCCATCGCCACCTTTTACAACCTCTACCTGGTGGAAGGCTCCATGCACACCCCGCTCGGCTACACCATTCCCCTAGCGGCGGGCATGCGCGAAAAAATCAACCTGCCGGTGTTCTGCACCGGGCGCATCAACGATCCGGTCATGGCTGAAAAAGTGTTGGCCAACGGCCAGTCGGACATGATCGGCATGTGCCGCGCCCTGATCTGCGATCCCTTCCTGCCGAAAAAAGCCCAGGAAGGCCGGCTTGAGGACATCCGCTACTGTGTCGGCGACAATCAGGGCTGCATCGGCCGCATGGGCATCAACCGCTCCCTGGGCTGCATTCAGAACCCGGCCGTCGGCCTGGAAAAGGAATGGGGCGAAGGCACCCTCAAACCCGCATCGGTGAAGAAAAAAGTCATGGTCGTAGGCGGCGGCCCCGCAGGCCTGTGGGCGGCGAAGATGGCCGGTCGTCGCGGCCATCAGGTCGATCTCTTCGACCGCAACGAAAACCTCGGCGGCCAGGTGCTCACCGCCATGAAGGGCGCCGGACGCGACGAGTTCGGAGTCATCATCCGCAATGAGAAGGACCAGGTCGATAAGGCCGGAGTCAAGGTGCACCTGCAAAACGAACTCACCCCCGAGCAGATCCTCAAAGACAATCCCGATGTGGTGGTGGTCGCCACCGGCAGTCAACCCAAGGGTCATCCCGTGGGCGGGGCCGACGGACCGGGCGTGTTCAACGTCTGGCAGGTGCTCGACGCCAAGCCGGAACTGGGCGAGAAGGTCTGCCTCATCGACTACGACGGCCATCACCGCGCCACCGCCACCGCCGAGCGCCTCGCAGATATGGGCAAGACGGTGCACATCATTACCTCGAGCCTGTTTATCGGCGCCGAACTCGGTCCCACTCAAGATCTTTACCTGACGCGCCAGCGCCTGCTGCAAAAGGGCGTGACCTTCACACCCGACATCGCGGTGATGGAAGTCGGCGGGGAAGCGGGCTCTAAGGAAATCAAGGGATTCAACGTTTATTCCAACCAGTGGGATACCTGGGGCCCCTTCGATTCGGTGGTGCTGGCCATGGGTCAGCAGGTCGACGCTGACCTGTATTTCGCCCTCAAGGGCAAGGTCAAGGAACTCTACCGCATCGGCGACTGCGTGGCTCCGCGCAAGGTCGACATGGCCATCTGGGAAGGCCACAAAACAGGGAGGTCGATCTGA